The Sphingopyxis fribergensis genome contains a region encoding:
- a CDS encoding TonB-dependent receptor plug domain-containing protein, whose amino-acid sequence MKLVQSGWYAGTALSMLVSLSPAHAQSVDAAADVVSDEEIVVSGSRIQREGFDAPTPTTVIGEAELALGNRPSIAQVLNDAPQFRATSTPSTTPGNTSSGVSTADMRGLGSVRTLTLLNGHRFAGANDLNIVPQSLVKRIDVVTGGASAAWGSGAVAGVVNIILDDDFDGWRMGVQSGISSRGDAARYGADIAWGTDFAGGRGHFMVAGEYMNERGALSRDDRPNLVAGLFQRADGKLELVRDPNSTQLYNGGSILSTAGAPRNLVFNPDGNIVAFPLGSVTNGVTTIGGGGQNIFDYVAVSTPYERINGFARASYDITDTLKIWANFSYHRMSADYSFFPETPAAVIMPDNAFLTQANRDQLGAAGVTGPFLLGRVLDDVGADRVMTFEYSRRNLEGAIGLNGSFGEGWTYGAYYNHGEIRLNQGLNNQRIKSRFNNGVDAVLVGNTPTCRINTDASTANDDPNCVPINLFGNGSISDAAAAWAFGGSQLIYTIKLDAAGASVSGQPFSTWAGPVDIAFGTDVRWEKQVTNYVDPLSLAGALGTLNSSATNGSFNVKEAFAEVNVPLVDITDTLKLEINGAARYSDYSTSGGIWSWKTGGTLRVVNDLLLRAVYSRDIRSPSINEYFLTRSTNIGTVLDPFRGQNGTVQNNVFVYGGGNINLTPEISHTLTLGGSYSPSFASGLRLSVDYYDIDIDNVITTVTANDLLKQCFANAPNDDTCGGVIIREANGTIGSITNTYRNLANYRTQGIDIEASYRMQLSDGNLSFRVLANHVFNLKINGADVSGYVGGDTAFSTPKWRGTGTIAFDNDSFGANLRIRYVDGGLDRPLTVINNVPVEIVNNKVGSRTYVDLGAQFKAGPFTLFGNVNNLFDRDPPITPYTSPNFDVIGRYISGGVKLSF is encoded by the coding sequence ATGAAACTCGTTCAATCCGGCTGGTATGCGGGCACCGCGCTGTCGATGCTGGTCAGTCTGAGCCCGGCCCATGCACAGTCGGTCGACGCCGCGGCCGACGTTGTTTCGGACGAAGAGATCGTCGTCAGCGGCTCGCGCATTCAGCGCGAAGGTTTCGACGCACCGACCCCGACGACGGTGATCGGCGAGGCCGAGCTGGCGCTCGGCAACCGCCCGAGCATCGCGCAGGTGCTGAACGACGCTCCCCAATTTCGCGCGACGTCGACGCCGTCCACGACGCCGGGCAACACCAGCAGCGGCGTTTCGACCGCCGACATGCGCGGCCTGGGGTCGGTCCGCACCCTGACGCTGCTCAACGGGCATCGTTTTGCCGGGGCCAATGACCTCAACATCGTGCCGCAAAGCCTGGTCAAGCGGATCGACGTCGTCACGGGCGGCGCATCGGCCGCCTGGGGCTCGGGTGCCGTTGCGGGCGTGGTCAACATCATCCTCGATGACGATTTCGACGGCTGGCGCATGGGGGTGCAGTCGGGCATCTCGTCGCGCGGTGACGCAGCGCGCTATGGCGCCGACATCGCATGGGGTACCGATTTTGCGGGCGGGCGCGGCCATTTCATGGTTGCGGGCGAATATATGAACGAGCGCGGCGCGCTCAGCCGCGACGACCGGCCCAATCTGGTGGCGGGGCTGTTCCAGCGCGCCGACGGCAAGCTCGAACTGGTGCGCGATCCCAATTCAACGCAGCTTTACAACGGCGGCTCGATCCTCAGCACCGCGGGCGCGCCCCGCAATCTGGTGTTCAACCCCGACGGCAATATCGTCGCCTTCCCGCTCGGCAGCGTCACAAACGGTGTCACGACCATCGGCGGGGGCGGCCAGAATATCTTCGACTATGTCGCGGTCAGCACCCCCTATGAGCGCATCAATGGCTTTGCCCGCGCGAGCTATGACATCACCGACACGCTGAAAATCTGGGCCAATTTCAGCTATCACCGCATGTCGGCGGACTACAGCTTCTTCCCGGAAACGCCGGCAGCGGTCATCATGCCCGACAATGCCTTCCTGACCCAGGCGAACCGCGATCAACTTGGCGCCGCGGGGGTTACCGGTCCGTTCCTGCTCGGCCGCGTTCTGGACGATGTGGGTGCCGACAGGGTGATGACTTTCGAATATAGCCGCCGGAATCTGGAAGGCGCGATCGGACTCAACGGCAGTTTCGGCGAAGGCTGGACCTACGGCGCCTATTATAACCACGGTGAAATCCGGCTCAACCAGGGGCTCAATAACCAGCGGATCAAATCGCGCTTCAACAATGGCGTCGATGCTGTGCTGGTCGGCAATACGCCGACGTGCCGCATCAACACCGATGCGTCGACGGCCAACGACGATCCCAATTGCGTCCCGATCAACCTGTTCGGCAATGGCAGCATCTCGGACGCGGCGGCGGCGTGGGCGTTCGGCGGTTCGCAGTTGATCTATACGATCAAGCTCGACGCGGCGGGCGCCAGCGTTTCGGGTCAGCCCTTCTCGACTTGGGCTGGGCCCGTCGACATCGCTTTCGGCACCGACGTCCGCTGGGAAAAGCAGGTCACCAACTATGTCGACCCGCTCTCGCTCGCGGGCGCGCTCGGCACGCTCAATTCGTCGGCGACGAATGGCAGCTTCAACGTCAAGGAAGCCTTCGCCGAAGTGAATGTGCCGCTGGTCGACATCACCGACACGCTGAAGCTCGAAATCAACGGCGCCGCGCGCTATTCGGATTATAGCACCAGCGGCGGAATCTGGTCGTGGAAGACCGGCGGCACCCTGCGCGTCGTCAATGACCTGTTGCTGCGCGCCGTCTATTCGCGCGACATCCGCTCGCCCAGCATCAACGAATATTTCCTTACCCGGTCGACCAATATCGGCACCGTCCTCGACCCCTTCCGGGGCCAGAATGGCACGGTGCAGAATAATGTGTTCGTCTATGGCGGCGGCAACATCAACCTGACCCCGGAAATTTCGCACACGCTGACGCTCGGTGGATCCTACTCCCCGTCCTTTGCCTCCGGCCTGCGCCTGTCGGTCGATTATTATGATATCGACATCGACAATGTGATCACGACGGTCACCGCGAATGACCTGCTCAAACAGTGTTTCGCCAATGCGCCGAACGACGACACCTGCGGCGGCGTCATCATCCGCGAAGCCAATGGCACGATCGGGTCGATCACCAACACCTATCGCAACCTCGCCAATTACCGCACGCAGGGTATCGACATCGAGGCATCATACCGCATGCAGCTGAGCGACGGAAACCTCTCGTTCCGCGTGCTGGCCAACCATGTCTTCAACCTGAAGATCAACGGGGCGGACGTGTCAGGTTACGTCGGCGGCGACACCGCCTTCTCGACCCCCAAATGGCGCGGCACGGGCACGATCGCCTTTGACAACGACAGCTTCGGGGCCAACCTGCGCATCCGTTATGTCGATGGCGGACTCGACCGCCCCTTGACGGTTATCAACAATGTCCCGGTGGAGATTGTGAACAACAAGGTGGGCAGCCGCACCTATGTCGATCTGGGCGCCCAGTTCAAAGCCGGCCCGTTCACCCTGTTCGGCAACGTCAACAATTTGTTCGACCGCGATCCGCCGATCACGCCGTATACCAGTCCCAATTTCGACGTGATCGGCCGCTATATTTCGGGCGGAGTGAAGCTGAGCTTCTGA
- a CDS encoding MFS transporter, protein MADYVFKPHERPTLPGSPANPDHPKSRMVRHFLIGCLIGITGGLGNALVTVNLNFAQGTLGLNSDEAAWLTAAYFMTNVTANLLLVKYRQQFGLQPFIRYMLVAYAVTTLMHLFIHDFWTSVAVRAMSGIAASGLSTLTILYFFQALPASKRLAAVMIGICIPQIATPLARVLSPGLLIWGDWHNLYWFEFGLALATLAAVWAQPLPPSERQKVFEPLDFLTFALFAPGLWLLIAVLSQGRIQWWTERPWIGCSLAASVALIAAAILVEHHRRNPLINTRWLGTREMMRLIAVAASIRILLSEQAFGSVGFLNSVGMINDQMVTLNLIVVFASIAGLATAVLTFRPDNLTRPIIIAVVLIVIASFMDANATNLTRPSQFYLSQALIGFASLLFLAQAMVIGIARTLLAGGKNFISFVVLFSMSQSIGGLAGGTLLGTFQTVREKYHSHELVQNIVASDPLVTARLGAGSRVVAGTVGDPVLRSAEGAALLSQQVTREANILAYNDVFLLVGVLAVLTTIWGFMISRGIRRRHEPSPVILLVQRLQAQAQAQQGQ, encoded by the coding sequence ATGGCGGACTATGTCTTCAAACCCCACGAACGGCCAACGCTTCCAGGATCGCCCGCTAATCCCGATCATCCGAAGTCGCGCATGGTGCGCCATTTCCTGATCGGCTGTCTGATCGGGATCACCGGCGGGCTCGGCAACGCCCTCGTCACGGTCAACCTCAACTTCGCGCAAGGGACGTTGGGGCTCAACAGCGACGAGGCGGCTTGGCTGACGGCGGCCTATTTCATGACCAACGTCACCGCGAACCTGTTGCTCGTCAAATATCGCCAGCAATTCGGACTTCAGCCGTTTATCCGCTACATGCTCGTCGCCTATGCCGTGACGACGCTGATGCACCTGTTCATCCACGATTTCTGGACCTCGGTTGCGGTCAGGGCGATGAGCGGGATTGCGGCGAGCGGCCTCTCGACCCTCACCATTCTCTATTTCTTCCAGGCGCTTCCGGCATCGAAGCGGCTTGCCGCGGTGATGATCGGCATCTGCATCCCCCAGATCGCGACGCCGCTTGCGCGTGTGCTGTCGCCAGGGCTGCTCATATGGGGCGACTGGCACAATCTCTACTGGTTCGAATTCGGGCTCGCGCTCGCGACGCTCGCCGCCGTGTGGGCGCAGCCGCTGCCGCCGAGCGAGCGGCAGAAAGTGTTCGAACCGCTCGATTTCCTGACCTTCGCGCTTTTCGCACCCGGACTATGGTTGCTGATCGCCGTCCTCTCGCAAGGGCGGATCCAATGGTGGACCGAGCGGCCGTGGATAGGCTGTTCGCTGGCCGCCAGTGTCGCGCTGATCGCCGCCGCCATACTCGTCGAGCATCATCGCAGGAATCCGCTCATCAACACGCGATGGCTCGGCACGCGCGAGATGATGCGGCTGATAGCGGTCGCCGCATCGATCCGTATCCTGCTGTCCGAACAGGCGTTCGGATCGGTCGGGTTTCTCAATAGCGTCGGCATGATCAACGATCAGATGGTCACGCTGAACCTGATCGTCGTCTTCGCGTCGATCGCCGGCCTTGCGACCGCAGTGCTGACCTTTCGTCCCGACAATCTGACGCGACCCATCATCATCGCGGTCGTGCTGATCGTGATCGCATCCTTCATGGATGCGAACGCGACCAACCTTACCCGGCCGAGCCAATTCTATCTAAGCCAAGCGCTGATCGGTTTTGCATCTTTGCTCTTCCTCGCGCAGGCGATGGTAATCGGCATTGCGCGAACCCTGCTTGCGGGCGGGAAAAATTTCATCAGCTTTGTCGTGCTGTTCAGCATGAGCCAGAGCATCGGGGGGCTTGCCGGCGGCACGCTGCTCGGAACCTTCCAGACGGTTCGGGAGAAATATCATTCGCACGAACTGGTCCAGAATATCGTCGCGAGCGATCCGCTGGTCACGGCGCGGCTGGGCGCCGGCAGCCGCGTCGTTGCCGGAACCGTCGGCGATCCGGTGCTGCGCAGTGCAGAGGGCGCCGCCCTGCTAAGCCAGCAAGTCACGCGCGAGGCCAACATCCTTGCGTATAATGACGTATTCCTTCTGGTCGGGGTACTCGCGGTCTTGACGACGATATGGGGCTTCATGATCAGCCGAGGCATCCGGCGGCGGCATGAACCGTCGCCGGTGATATTATTGGTACAGCGCCTGCAAGCGCAGGCACAGGCTCAGCAGGGGCAATAG
- a CDS encoding serine hydrolase domain-containing protein, with the protein MTMRSLKLFALLPLAMMLGTAATKPATQLAPAIAPKPAAEAQKAAPPVTTPLAPPATLTKQDVDSWLDGFMPFALKRGDLAGAVIVVVKDGQVLTQRGFGYADAARRTPVDPARTLFRPGSVSKLFTWTAVMQQVEAGRIDLDADVNTYLDFKIPLKDGKPVTMRQLMTHTAGFEEHGKLTMFEDKKFQIPLGDLVKGGIPSRIYAPGTTPSYSNYGTALAGYIVERVTKMSFDDYVEQRIFQPLGMANSTFRQPLPKSFAPWMATGYRQLSAGPSKFEIVGPSPAGGLSSTGADMGKFMIAHLNQGAGLMKPETARMMHDTPLTILPPLNRMELGFFETNINGRQVIAHLGDTQLFHTALHLFTNENIGLYMSFNATGEQASVGPVRRALFEDFADRYLPGNEMPATRVDAKTSAEHARMLAGNWLNSRRAETNFYAIASLLGQVKISVGPKGELIVPAARDLNGKPAKWVETAPFVWHNADGHGRLAAEVVGGKVMRWSIDGISPFMVFDRAPASKSAGWIKPALYVSFAILLITLLQWPVSALVRRHYKAPLTLQRRSLLVYRGVRIAAGLVLALVAAWLVSLSTLKALPSYDPWLWFLQIAGLIILVGGTVLAAWNLRIVVREKRGWFRTLWALLLLFAVLAPFYVAWTFGLIAMTVNY; encoded by the coding sequence ATGACGATGCGCTCGCTCAAGCTGTTCGCGCTGCTGCCGCTCGCCATGATGCTTGGCACCGCGGCGACGAAGCCCGCAACGCAGCTGGCGCCTGCCATCGCGCCCAAGCCCGCGGCCGAAGCACAAAAAGCCGCGCCTCCGGTCACAACCCCGCTTGCCCCGCCGGCAACACTGACCAAGCAGGATGTCGACAGCTGGCTCGACGGCTTTATGCCCTTTGCCCTCAAGCGCGGCGATCTCGCCGGCGCCGTGATCGTCGTCGTCAAGGACGGGCAGGTGCTCACCCAGCGCGGCTTCGGCTATGCCGATGCCGCCAGGCGCACGCCGGTCGATCCCGCGCGCACCTTGTTCCGTCCCGGATCGGTATCGAAGCTGTTCACCTGGACCGCGGTGATGCAGCAGGTCGAGGCCGGCAGGATCGACCTCGACGCCGACGTCAACACCTACCTCGATTTCAAGATCCCGCTGAAGGACGGCAAACCCGTCACGATGCGCCAGTTGATGACGCACACTGCGGGTTTCGAGGAGCATGGCAAGCTCACCATGTTCGAGGACAAGAAATTCCAGATCCCGCTCGGCGATCTTGTGAAAGGCGGGATTCCCAGCCGCATCTATGCGCCGGGCACGACGCCCTCCTATTCGAATTACGGCACCGCACTCGCGGGCTATATCGTCGAGCGCGTTACGAAAATGTCGTTCGACGACTATGTCGAACAACGCATCTTCCAGCCCCTCGGCATGGCGAACTCGACCTTCCGCCAGCCGTTGCCCAAGAGCTTCGCGCCGTGGATGGCGACGGGGTATCGCCAGCTTTCGGCCGGCCCGTCGAAGTTCGAAATCGTCGGTCCGTCGCCCGCGGGCGGTCTTTCCTCGACCGGCGCCGACATGGGCAAATTCATGATCGCGCATCTGAACCAGGGCGCGGGGTTGATGAAGCCCGAAACCGCGCGGATGATGCACGACACGCCGCTCACCATCCTGCCGCCGCTCAACCGCATGGAGCTCGGCTTTTTCGAAACCAACATCAACGGCCGTCAGGTGATCGCGCATCTCGGCGACACGCAGCTGTTCCACACCGCGCTCCACCTTTTCACGAACGAAAATATCGGCCTCTATATGTCGTTCAACGCGACCGGTGAGCAGGCCTCGGTCGGCCCGGTACGCCGCGCCTTGTTCGAGGATTTCGCCGATCGCTATCTTCCGGGCAACGAAATGCCCGCCACGCGCGTCGATGCGAAAACCTCGGCCGAACATGCGCGGATGCTCGCGGGAAACTGGCTCAACAGCCGCCGAGCCGAAACCAATTTCTACGCGATCGCCTCGCTGCTCGGGCAGGTGAAGATCAGCGTCGGTCCCAAGGGCGAACTCATCGTCCCGGCCGCGCGCGACCTTAACGGAAAACCCGCCAAATGGGTCGAGACCGCGCCCTTCGTCTGGCACAATGCCGACGGCCACGGTCGGCTTGCCGCTGAGGTCGTGGGCGGCAAGGTCATGCGTTGGAGCATCGACGGCATCTCGCCCTTCATGGTGTTCGATCGCGCGCCCGCGTCGAAGTCCGCGGGGTGGATCAAGCCCGCGCTCTATGTCAGCTTCGCTATCCTGCTGATCACCTTGCTGCAGTGGCCCGTGTCGGCACTGGTTCGCCGCCACTACAAGGCGCCGCTGACGCTCCAGCGCCGGTCGCTGCTCGTTTATCGCGGCGTCCGCATCGCGGCAGGTCTGGTGCTCGCGCTGGTTGCTGCCTGGCTGGTAAGCCTGTCGACGCTGAAGGCGCTGCCCTCCTATGATCCGTGGCTGTGGTTCCTCCAGATTGCCGGGCTGATCATCCTTGTCGGCGGCACGGTGCTCGCGGCATGGAATCTGCGTATCGTCGTGCGGGAAAAACGCGGCTGGTTCCGGACGCTCTGGGCGTTGCTCCTGCTGTTTGCCGTGCTCGCGCCTTTCTACGTGGCGTGGACCTTTGGCCTCATCGCGATGACGGTGAATTACTGA
- a CDS encoding efflux transporter outer membrane subunit, whose amino-acid sequence MSRFALTTLLAGVLAACTGPKVATAPVAPVAPPVAWRTDAGPSAPLQRDWWKSFGDPALAALIDKALAYNSDIGVAAGRVREARANLALARAQTLPAIDATISGGRSRSVSAFGQPSEQNFAQPQVQIAYEVDLFGRLADQKSAARDSWFASEAAHDSVQLSVAAAVASNYVTLRGLDARLEVARETVRARSESLRIAKSRVGRGYSPKLELQQAQAEYDATAQIVPQIELAIARTEDGLSLLVGDTPRAIDRGTALEQLAVPAVPEGLPSELLRRRPDVAQAEYQLAASDKNLSAVRKRFLPQVRLTSAAGAAFSTLLGDPITIWSVGGSILAPIFQGGRLTAQADAAGAQRDQAAFAYRRTALTAFREVEDALASVRLIDAQIAYAQSQRDALAEGLRLATNRYREGYSPYLEQLDAQRGLLGAELSLIQLRADALSARIQLFQAMGGGWTMCEIPEASCSPVTQGAAPA is encoded by the coding sequence ATGTCGCGGTTCGCGCTGACGACCTTGCTCGCCGGGGTGCTCGCCGCCTGCACCGGGCCGAAGGTTGCGACCGCCCCGGTGGCACCCGTCGCGCCGCCCGTGGCGTGGCGCACCGATGCCGGGCCGTCCGCGCCGCTGCAGCGCGACTGGTGGAAGTCGTTTGGCGATCCGGCCTTGGCCGCCTTGATCGACAAGGCGCTGGCCTACAACAGCGACATCGGGGTCGCCGCGGGGCGCGTGCGCGAGGCGCGCGCCAATCTGGCGCTCGCACGTGCGCAGACACTGCCGGCGATCGACGCGACGATCAGCGGCGGGCGATCGCGGTCGGTGAGCGCCTTTGGCCAGCCGTCCGAGCAGAATTTTGCGCAGCCGCAGGTGCAGATCGCCTATGAAGTCGATCTGTTCGGCCGCCTCGCCGACCAAAAATCGGCGGCGCGCGATAGCTGGTTTGCGAGCGAAGCGGCGCACGATAGCGTGCAGCTGTCGGTCGCGGCGGCGGTCGCGAGCAATTATGTCACGCTACGCGGCCTCGACGCACGGCTGGAGGTCGCGCGCGAGACCGTGCGCGCACGATCGGAATCGCTGCGGATCGCGAAATCTCGAGTCGGTCGGGGTTATTCGCCCAAGCTCGAGCTTCAGCAAGCGCAGGCCGAATATGACGCAACCGCGCAAATCGTGCCGCAGATCGAACTCGCCATCGCGCGCACTGAAGACGGGCTTAGCCTGCTGGTCGGCGACACGCCGCGCGCCATCGACCGCGGCACGGCGCTTGAGCAGCTTGCCGTGCCCGCCGTTCCCGAAGGCCTGCCGTCCGAACTGCTGCGCCGCCGGCCCGACGTCGCGCAGGCCGAATATCAGCTCGCGGCGTCGGACAAGAATCTCTCCGCCGTGCGCAAGCGCTTCCTGCCACAGGTGCGCCTCACCTCGGCCGCTGGCGCGGCCTTTTCGACGCTGCTCGGCGACCCGATCACGATCTGGTCGGTCGGCGGCAGCATCCTCGCGCCGATCTTTCAGGGCGGGCGGCTGACGGCACAGGCCGATGCGGCGGGGGCGCAGCGAGACCAGGCCGCCTTTGCGTACCGCCGCACCGCGCTCACTGCGTTCCGCGAAGTCGAGGATGCGCTCGCGTCGGTCCGTCTGATCGACGCACAAATCGCGTACGCCCAGTCGCAGCGCGACGCGCTTGCCGAAGGACTCCGGCTGGCAACCAACCGCTATCGCGAAGGCTATTCGCCCTACCTCGAACAACTCGACGCTCAGCGCGGCCTGCTCGGCGCCGAGCTGTCGTTGATCCAGCTCCGCGCCGACGCACTCTCGGCGCGCATCCAGCTGTTCCAGGCGATGGGCGGCGGTTGGACGATGTGCGAGATTCCGGAAGCGTCGTGTTCGCCGGTTACCCAAGGCGCCGCTCCGGCTTGA
- a CDS encoding ornithine cyclodeaminase family protein has protein sequence MADPIRFIDAAEVRAQLDHRTCIDLMRRAMIALAEGRTQQLLRGIIDLGEGDLFGVMPGALDGAGFGAKIISVFPAAAAHGSSHQGVIILFDRASGAPVCVIDASEVTAIRTAAASAAATDALARTNARRLAILGTGEQAWHHVAAIRHVRALDEVHIWGRSLEKADALAGRIARDLGLAARSADSVADAVSGVDIICTLTGAAEPILLSAHIADGIHVNAVGSSRAGPSEIDEVLVARARFVPDHREGVLAQGAEYLRASAARLVTEAHVLPEIGHVFSGAAPGRLAASDVTIYKSLGSIVQDLACAAYLWKTHRA, from the coding sequence GTGGCTGATCCGATCCGCTTCATCGATGCCGCCGAAGTCCGCGCCCAGCTCGATCACCGGACGTGCATCGACCTTATGCGCCGCGCGATGATCGCACTCGCCGAAGGGCGAACCCAGCAATTGCTGCGCGGCATCATCGATCTTGGCGAAGGCGATCTGTTCGGGGTCATGCCCGGCGCGCTCGACGGCGCGGGTTTCGGGGCGAAGATCATCAGCGTCTTTCCGGCGGCGGCCGCACACGGCAGTTCGCATCAGGGCGTCATCATCCTGTTCGATCGCGCGAGCGGCGCGCCCGTCTGCGTCATCGACGCGAGCGAGGTTACCGCGATCCGCACTGCCGCCGCCTCCGCCGCGGCCACCGACGCGCTCGCGCGCACCAACGCCCGCCGTCTCGCGATCCTCGGAACTGGCGAACAGGCCTGGCACCATGTCGCCGCCATCCGCCATGTCCGCGCGCTCGACGAGGTGCATATATGGGGTCGGTCGCTCGAAAAGGCGGACGCGCTGGCCGGTCGGATCGCGCGCGATCTTGGGCTTGCGGCCCGTAGCGCGGACTCAGTTGCCGACGCCGTGAGCGGCGTAGACATCATCTGCACGCTCACCGGCGCCGCCGAGCCGATCCTACTCAGCGCGCACATTGCGGACGGCATACACGTTAACGCCGTCGGCTCAAGCCGCGCGGGTCCATCCGAAATCGACGAAGTGCTGGTCGCGCGGGCGCGTTTCGTGCCCGATCATCGCGAGGGCGTGCTGGCGCAGGGAGCGGAATATCTGCGCGCCAGCGCGGCGAGGCTCGTCACCGAGGCGCATGTCCTGCCCGAGATCGGGCATGTCTTTTCGGGCGCCGCGCCAGGTCGCCTCGCGGCATCGGACGTCACCATCTATAAATCGCTCGGCTCGATCGTTCAGGATTTGGCGTGCGCGGCGTATCTTTGGAAGACGCACCGCGCTTGA
- a CDS encoding HlyD family secretion protein, whose amino-acid sequence MSDEPKANVPKTEPEKAALPPAPPETAPASDPQVEARPSAWRPPDKKRTTVIVIVAVAVFAILAILYSWQLPPFAGGAERTDNAYVRGRVTIISPQVSGYVTSVPVQDFAEVKAGQILATIDDRIYRARVAQAEANVAAQQAALANSAQAQRSREVATDSQNAGIANAQAQLVRAEADMRRARALVADGSISTREFDQTRAALLAAQAGVQQARASRAIGTQDVRTVVVGRAGLEAAVESAKAQLRLAQIDLDNTIIRAPADGQLSEIGVRVGAYVTAGTQLLSVVPHHVWVIANFKEAQTGDMAIGQRARFTVDALGDAELTGRIENLSPAAGSEFAVLKADNATGNFVKVAQRIAVRIKIDDKQPMAARLRPGMSVEVHVDTNSGSRR is encoded by the coding sequence GTGAGCGACGAGCCAAAGGCGAACGTGCCGAAAACCGAGCCTGAAAAGGCAGCCCTGCCGCCTGCCCCGCCCGAAACAGCTCCGGCATCCGATCCGCAAGTCGAAGCGCGCCCGTCAGCGTGGCGCCCGCCCGACAAGAAGCGAACGACCGTGATCGTCATTGTGGCGGTCGCCGTGTTTGCGATCCTCGCGATCCTTTATTCGTGGCAGCTCCCACCCTTCGCGGGCGGCGCGGAGCGGACCGACAATGCCTATGTGCGCGGGCGCGTGACGATCATCAGCCCGCAGGTCAGCGGCTATGTCACCAGCGTCCCCGTGCAGGATTTCGCCGAGGTCAAGGCCGGCCAGATCCTCGCGACGATCGACGACCGCATCTATCGCGCCCGCGTCGCGCAAGCCGAAGCAAACGTCGCGGCGCAGCAGGCCGCCCTCGCGAATTCGGCCCAGGCACAGCGGTCGCGCGAGGTCGCCACCGACAGCCAGAACGCTGGCATCGCTAACGCGCAGGCGCAGCTGGTCCGGGCCGAAGCTGACATGCGCCGCGCGCGCGCGCTCGTTGCCGACGGATCGATCTCGACCCGCGAATTCGACCAGACGCGCGCAGCACTGCTCGCGGCCCAGGCGGGCGTGCAACAGGCGCGCGCCAGCCGGGCGATCGGCACTCAGGACGTCCGCACCGTCGTTGTCGGCCGCGCCGGGCTCGAAGCCGCGGTCGAGTCGGCGAAGGCGCAGCTCCGCCTCGCGCAGATCGACCTCGATAATACGATCATCCGTGCGCCAGCCGACGGCCAATTGTCTGAGATCGGCGTGCGCGTGGGCGCCTATGTCACCGCGGGAACGCAATTGTTGTCGGTCGTCCCGCATCATGTGTGGGTCATCGCGAACTTCAAGGAAGCGCAGACTGGCGACATGGCGATCGGCCAGCGAGCGCGGTTCACCGTTGACGCCCTCGGTGACGCTGAGCTGACCGGACGGATCGAAAATCTGTCGCCGGCCGCGGGCTCCGAATTTGCGGTACTGAAAGCCGACAATGCGACCGGCAATTTCGTCAAGGTGGCGCAGCGGATCGCGGTGCGGATCAAGATCGACGACAAGCAACCGATGGCAGCGCGACTGAGGCCCGGCATGTCGGTGGAGGTTCATGTCGACACGAACAGCGGATCCAGGCGATGA